From a single Balneolales bacterium ANBcel1 genomic region:
- the crtI gene encoding phytoene desaturase family protein produces MKIVVIGAGLGGLSAAAILAADGHEVDVFEQNDLIGGKMQEVRADGFRFDAGPSTLNMPFLLNEVFAACGKTPETYLEWFPVEPLCRYRFADGVFFDNYRDAERNRDELLRVAPEDVDAWEKFMSYSADLYRRSSGSIIFNPLQGLRDLQIRDLPGMLNIDSFATVASRVDDFFSSPRLRQLFKQFTVSNGASAYRAPATMNIIPYEELRLGGNYIGGGMYRLASALHDLARDCGANVYTGMPVDLIVPDPSRKKSISGVMINGSLIEFDAVVAGSDATDTYLNLLPENALPGLKRRKISRTEPSSSGFVVMLGINRTYEDLVHHNVFFSDDHEGELQAIYENGELADEPTVYLVNTSHTDPDDAPPGCSNLMLFVNAPYTRNGQPWPEWKETYTDHIIHTLEKRGLCGLRESILVRRTITPEDFERIYHLHRGSIYGPGMNSKAAALSRPRNKSPWFRNLYLCGGSTHPGGGIPMVLQSALNVGLLVKRSEG; encoded by the coding sequence ATGAAAATCGTTGTTATTGGTGCCGGTTTGGGCGGACTCTCCGCGGCTGCGATCCTGGCGGCCGATGGCCATGAGGTTGACGTGTTTGAGCAAAACGACCTCATCGGCGGAAAGATGCAGGAAGTCCGTGCCGACGGCTTCCGCTTTGACGCCGGTCCGAGTACGCTCAACATGCCCTTCCTGCTCAATGAAGTCTTTGCCGCCTGCGGCAAAACGCCGGAAACCTATCTCGAGTGGTTTCCGGTTGAACCGCTCTGCCGATACCGGTTCGCCGACGGTGTTTTTTTCGACAACTACCGGGACGCCGAGCGGAACCGGGACGAGCTGTTGCGCGTCGCCCCCGAAGATGTGGACGCCTGGGAAAAATTCATGAGCTACAGCGCCGATCTCTACCGGCGCTCATCCGGATCCATTATCTTCAATCCTCTGCAGGGCCTGCGTGACCTTCAGATACGAGATCTGCCCGGCATGCTCAATATCGACTCCTTTGCTACCGTTGCCAGCCGCGTTGACGATTTTTTCAGCTCTCCAAGGCTGCGGCAGCTTTTCAAACAGTTTACCGTAAGCAACGGAGCATCCGCGTACCGGGCCCCGGCCACAATGAATATCATTCCGTACGAGGAACTCAGGCTGGGCGGCAACTACATCGGCGGCGGCATGTACCGGCTGGCCTCGGCGCTGCACGATCTTGCGCGGGACTGCGGCGCAAATGTCTACACCGGCATGCCGGTTGACCTGATCGTTCCCGATCCATCCCGTAAAAAGTCGATTTCCGGGGTGATGATCAATGGCTCACTGATTGAATTCGATGCCGTCGTAGCCGGCAGTGACGCCACCGACACCTATCTCAACCTGCTGCCCGAAAACGCCCTTCCGGGGCTGAAACGCCGGAAAATATCCCGAACCGAACCCTCATCATCCGGCTTCGTCGTGATGTTGGGCATCAACCGGACCTACGAAGACCTGGTCCATCATAACGTTTTTTTCTCGGACGATCACGAAGGCGAGCTCCAGGCGATTTACGAGAACGGAGAGCTGGCGGACGAGCCCACCGTTTATCTCGTCAACACCTCCCATACCGATCCCGATGACGCTCCGCCGGGCTGCTCGAACCTGATGCTTTTTGTGAACGCGCCCTATACGCGTAACGGTCAACCCTGGCCTGAGTGGAAAGAAACGTATACCGACCACATCATCCACACACTGGAAAAACGGGGGCTTTGCGGACTCCGCGAGTCGATCTTGGTTCGCCGAACCATCACTCCGGAGGATTTTGAGCGAATATATCATCTGCATCGCGGGAGCATTTACGGACCGGGAATGAACAGCAAAGCCGCCGCTTTATCCCGACCGCGCAATAAATCCCCGTGGTTCCGGAACCTCTATCTGTGTGGCGGCAGCACGCATCCGGGCGGTGGCATCCCGATGGTATTGCAGTCGGCGCTGAACGTGGGGCTTTTGGTGAAACGGTCGGAAGGGTGA
- the gcvP gene encoding aminomethyl-transferring glycine dehydrogenase — protein sequence MNPLFERELFEFRHNSPGPSDVEEMLQAVGCKSLDELIRQTVPESIRISKPMDLPDPLSEHHFIKEFRAIASRNNVFRNFIGTGYYETVTPPVIQRNILENPGWYTSYTPYQAEISQGRLEALINFQTMVIDLTGMEIANASLLDEATAAAEAMTMLRDTRKGTRREGSRFFVSSNCYPQTIDVLRTRAEPLGIELVVDEPSRLDVSDETLFGILLQYPDNDGAVRDIGPLIAAASENGIGTAVAADLLSLALFTPPGEMGADVVVGTTQRFGIPLGFGGPHAAFFATRDAFKRKVPGRIIGVSVDKEGRPAYRMALQTREQHIRREKATSNICTSQVLLAVMAGAYAVYHGPDGLRRIASRIHSLARLADLGFREMGLRQANDRYFDTLKVLLDTPEEQERVRVEAEKRSINLRYFPEPAVGVSFDQAKEPEDVAEILAVFASACGKTAPDTARLQNEVALYLPDSLKRTSRYLSHPVFNSYHSEHEMLRYLKRLENRDLSLTHSMISLGSCTMKLNATTEMLPVSWPELSDIHPFAPQDQTRGYRQLIRELSGWLCEITGFQAVSMQPNSGAQGEFAGLLTIRGYHQTRGEGHRDVAIIPSSAHGTNPASAVMAGMQVVITKCDDQGNIDLSDLREKVEQHKDRLAALMVTYPSTHGVFEEDIREVCDLIHAHGGQVYLDGANMNAQVGLTSPAKIGADVCHLNLHKTFCIPHGGGGPGVGPIGVAEHLVPHLPGHIALPESNGAVASAPFGSPLILAISYAYIRMMGAEGLTNATRLAILNANYIKERLKDHYKPLYVGRNGRVGHEMIIEFRDFKSSTGIDAIDVAKRLMDYGYHAPTVSFPVAGTMMIEPTESENKAELDRFCDAMISIRKEIASIAKGSLDKEDNPLRNAPHTASMVTADHWDHSYSRREAAYPLEWIGQNKFWVSVTRIDDVYGDRNLVCSCPDTSEYA from the coding sequence ATGAATCCCCTTTTTGAAAGAGAATTGTTCGAATTTCGTCACAACAGCCCCGGCCCATCCGATGTCGAGGAGATGCTGCAAGCTGTGGGCTGCAAATCCCTCGATGAACTCATCCGCCAGACGGTACCGGAGTCAATTCGCATTTCCAAACCAATGGACCTGCCGGATCCGCTCAGCGAACACCATTTTATCAAGGAGTTCCGCGCTATCGCATCCCGCAACAACGTGTTCCGGAATTTTATCGGTACAGGGTACTACGAAACCGTAACCCCTCCGGTGATTCAGCGCAATATCCTGGAAAATCCCGGATGGTATACCTCCTATACACCCTACCAGGCCGAAATATCACAGGGACGGCTGGAGGCGCTCATCAATTTTCAGACCATGGTCATAGACCTTACCGGTATGGAAATCGCCAATGCATCCCTGCTGGACGAGGCCACGGCGGCGGCCGAAGCGATGACCATGCTCAGGGATACCCGCAAGGGGACCCGGCGTGAGGGAAGCCGTTTTTTTGTTTCCAGCAACTGCTATCCCCAGACCATCGATGTGCTGAGAACCAGAGCCGAACCACTGGGAATTGAACTGGTGGTTGATGAGCCGTCCAGGCTGGATGTCTCCGACGAAACCCTGTTCGGTATCCTGCTTCAATATCCGGATAACGACGGTGCCGTACGTGATATCGGTCCGTTGATAGCGGCAGCCTCCGAAAACGGTATCGGTACAGCCGTGGCTGCCGATCTGCTGAGCCTTGCCCTGTTTACACCGCCGGGTGAGATGGGAGCCGATGTAGTGGTCGGGACGACCCAGCGCTTCGGCATCCCGCTCGGGTTCGGGGGGCCCCATGCCGCCTTCTTCGCCACCAGGGATGCGTTCAAGCGCAAGGTGCCGGGACGCATCATCGGGGTGTCTGTCGACAAGGAGGGCCGGCCTGCCTACCGGATGGCGTTGCAAACCCGCGAACAGCACATCCGCAGGGAGAAAGCCACATCGAATATCTGTACCTCACAAGTGCTTCTGGCGGTGATGGCCGGCGCCTATGCCGTGTATCATGGTCCGGATGGCCTTCGCCGGATCGCTTCACGCATTCACTCCCTGGCGCGGCTTGCCGATCTGGGCTTCAGGGAGATGGGACTGCGCCAGGCCAACGATCGCTATTTCGATACGCTCAAGGTGCTTCTCGATACTCCGGAAGAGCAGGAGAGGGTCAGGGTGGAAGCCGAAAAGCGATCGATCAACCTGCGCTATTTCCCGGAACCTGCGGTGGGTGTCTCGTTTGACCAGGCCAAGGAGCCGGAGGATGTGGCGGAGATTCTGGCCGTATTTGCAAGTGCCTGCGGAAAAACCGCCCCGGATACCGCCCGCCTGCAGAATGAGGTGGCGCTGTACCTTCCGGATTCACTTAAGCGGACTTCCCGCTACCTCAGCCATCCGGTTTTCAACAGCTATCACAGCGAACACGAGATGCTGCGATATCTGAAACGACTTGAAAACCGGGATTTGTCGCTGACCCATTCCATGATATCGCTCGGTTCCTGCACCATGAAACTGAACGCGACCACGGAGATGCTGCCGGTCAGCTGGCCCGAACTGTCCGACATCCATCCGTTCGCCCCGCAGGATCAAACCCGGGGTTACCGGCAGCTGATTCGTGAGCTCTCCGGCTGGCTCTGCGAAATCACCGGCTTTCAGGCCGTATCCATGCAGCCCAATTCGGGCGCTCAGGGAGAGTTCGCCGGCCTGCTGACCATACGCGGCTACCACCAGACAAGGGGCGAGGGGCATCGCGATGTGGCCATTATCCCGTCATCCGCCCATGGAACCAATCCCGCCAGCGCGGTGATGGCGGGCATGCAGGTGGTTATTACCAAATGCGACGACCAGGGCAATATCGACCTGTCGGATCTTCGCGAGAAGGTGGAACAACACAAGGATCGCCTGGCGGCTCTTATGGTGACCTACCCCTCCACCCACGGGGTTTTTGAAGAGGATATTCGCGAAGTTTGTGACCTGATTCACGCCCATGGCGGTCAAGTGTACCTCGACGGTGCCAATATGAACGCGCAGGTCGGACTCACCTCGCCCGCCAAAATCGGCGCCGACGTTTGCCATCTGAACCTCCACAAAACGTTTTGTATCCCGCATGGCGGCGGTGGTCCGGGTGTGGGCCCTATTGGTGTCGCCGAACACCTCGTCCCGCACCTGCCCGGACACATAGCCCTCCCCGAGAGCAACGGGGCGGTGGCCTCGGCACCGTTCGGAAGCCCGCTCATCCTGGCCATCTCCTATGCCTACATCCGGATGATGGGAGCCGAAGGCCTGACCAACGCGACCCGCCTCGCCATTCTGAATGCCAATTACATTAAAGAGCGGCTGAAGGACCACTATAAACCGCTTTATGTGGGCAGAAACGGCCGCGTCGGTCACGAGATGATTATCGAGTTCCGGGACTTCAAAAGCAGCACCGGCATTGATGCAATCGATGTGGCCAAACGACTGATGGATTATGGCTACCATGCGCCTACGGTCTCCTTCCCGGTTGCCGGGACCATGATGATCGAACCAACCGAAAGCGAAAACAAAGCGGAGCTGGACCGTTTCTGCGATGCCATGATCTCCATCCGGAAGGAAATTGCAAGCATTGCGAAGGGCTCGCTGGATAAGGAAGACAACCCGCTTCGCAACGCGCCGCATACCGCGTCGATGGTGACGGCCGACCACTGGGACCACAGCTACAGCCGCAGGGAGGCGGCCTATCCTCTCGAATGGATCGGGCAGAACAAGTTCTGGGTATCTGTGACCAGAATCGATGATGTTTACGGTGACCGGAATCTGGTGTGCAGCTGTCCGGATACCTCCGAATACGCCTGA
- a CDS encoding metallophosphoesterase family protein, translating to MLKIGLISDTHHYLDPEVTRHFSGVDEIWHAGDFGTIAIADQLREIAPLKGVYGNIDGADIRAEFPLFHRNDIEGVDVWMTHIGGNPGRYSLPIKGMLEANPPDLFICGHTHILKIARDPDKNNMIYMNPGAAGRQGFQEYRTVLRFCLDSGKVREVEVINLGKRAQE from the coding sequence ATGCTTAAAATAGGGCTTATTTCTGATACCCATCACTATCTGGACCCTGAAGTCACTCGGCATTTTTCCGGTGTGGACGAGATTTGGCACGCCGGGGATTTCGGTACCATCGCCATCGCGGACCAGCTGCGGGAGATCGCCCCGCTTAAAGGGGTGTACGGAAATATCGATGGTGCGGATATCCGGGCCGAGTTCCCCCTGTTTCACAGGAACGACATCGAAGGGGTGGATGTGTGGATGACCCATATCGGAGGCAATCCGGGCCGCTACTCGCTGCCGATCAAGGGCATGCTTGAGGCGAATCCCCCCGATCTGTTCATCTGCGGACATACCCACATCCTGAAAATCGCCCGCGATCCCGACAAGAACAACATGATCTACATGAATCCGGGCGCCGCCGGCCGGCAGGGCTTTCAGGAATACCGCACCGTTCTGCGTTTCTGTCTCGACAGCGGAAAGGTCCGGGAGGTGGAAGTGATCAATCTCGGCAAACGGGCGCAGGAGTAA
- a CDS encoding glycosyltransferase family 2 protein translates to MPDFSIIIVTWNALHHLKTFLPSVWEHSRDDAEIILADNASTDGTAQWVAEHYPEVRVVALDHNYGYCGGNNRAARQASGKYLLFLNNDVKVTGRWLRPLSGILDREPQTAALQPRIRSHEQPGMFEYAGAAGGFLDRHAFPFCRGRVFDTLEEDRGQYDDRCDIAWASGAALAIRADLFEELGGFDESFEFHMEEIDLCWRLRNRGYRVSYCPDSVVYHLGGGSLPTGSPRKVYYNFRNNLKMIFKNSAGGRLLPRLLMRLVLDEVALARLLPGLRFREAGAILRAHLHFFLALPAMMRQRKKLLAERTEPSDRTVLKPYSLIWHYFIRGRKTYDQLPETGH, encoded by the coding sequence ATGCCTGACTTCAGTATTATTATTGTCACCTGGAACGCGCTGCACCATCTGAAAACCTTTCTCCCGTCGGTGTGGGAACACTCCCGCGACGACGCGGAAATCATCCTTGCCGATAATGCCTCGACCGACGGCACGGCCCAATGGGTGGCGGAGCATTATCCCGAAGTGCGGGTGGTAGCTCTGGATCACAATTACGGCTATTGCGGCGGGAACAACCGCGCCGCACGTCAGGCTTCGGGGAAATACCTGCTGTTCCTGAACAACGATGTCAAGGTGACCGGGAGATGGCTCCGGCCCCTTTCCGGAATTCTGGATCGTGAGCCGCAGACAGCCGCGCTGCAACCCAGGATTCGAAGCCATGAACAGCCCGGCATGTTTGAGTACGCCGGAGCCGCCGGCGGCTTTCTCGACCGCCACGCCTTCCCGTTTTGCCGGGGCCGCGTTTTTGACACTCTTGAAGAGGACCGCGGCCAGTACGACGACCGCTGTGACATCGCGTGGGCCAGCGGGGCGGCGCTTGCCATTCGCGCGGATCTCTTTGAGGAACTCGGGGGGTTTGATGAATCCTTCGAGTTTCACATGGAGGAGATCGATTTGTGCTGGCGCCTGCGCAACCGCGGATACCGGGTGAGCTACTGTCCCGACTCGGTGGTCTATCACCTGGGCGGCGGCTCCTTGCCGACCGGATCGCCCCGAAAGGTCTATTACAACTTCCGGAACAACCTGAAGATGATCTTCAAGAACAGTGCCGGTGGCCGGCTGCTCCCAAGGCTGCTGATGCGGCTGGTGCTGGATGAGGTCGCACTGGCCCGGCTGCTGCCGGGATTGCGTTTCCGGGAGGCCGGGGCCATCCTCCGAGCCCATCTCCATTTTTTTCTGGCACTGCCCGCGATGATGCGCCAGCGAAAAAAACTTCTCGCGGAACGTACCGAACCCTCCGACCGTACCGTTTTAAAACCGTACTCCCTGATATGGCACTATTTCATCCGCGGAAGAAAAACCTATGACCAACTGCCCGAAACTGGACATTGA
- the rlmD gene encoding 23S rRNA (uracil(1939)-C(5))-methyltransferase RlmD, giving the protein MNQQQPPSPVKKGRELELDITAAAFEGKGLGKVGEYAVFVKNTAPGDRVKVRIIKKKKKYAEGVLLELLSPSPDRIRPECRHAEICGGCTWQHIPYETELAYKAGHVADHFQRIGGFRDLKPEPPVGAPRPYHYRNKMEYTFGDRRWLTDSEVQSGQEIPDRDFALGLHVPGRYDRILNIEECHLQHPVSYRILDAVRAWALQNDIPPYNTHKHTGLLRHLVIRNAEHTGDLMVNLVTRTNEEETVRALAGHLLESFPEITTFVHTVNDTRSPTSEGRYRNLIHGPGHIHEHLGSYRFRIDPGTFFQTNTLQAEALYEIVLRSLGDQKVPVVYDLYCGVGTLTLYASRMAGRIVGIELNEQAIEKARENAVDNGVEHAVFERGDMKDIFNDALVERHGRPDVVITDPPRAGMHEDVVRRLLKLAPRKIIYVSCNSATQARDVALLSERYQLDSVQPVDMFPRTYHIESVAVLSLRQDGL; this is encoded by the coding sequence ATGAATCAGCAGCAGCCCCCCTCTCCGGTAAAAAAAGGCCGGGAACTGGAACTGGATATTACCGCGGCGGCTTTTGAAGGAAAAGGCCTCGGCAAAGTAGGTGAGTACGCGGTATTTGTGAAGAACACAGCGCCCGGTGACCGGGTGAAGGTGCGTATCATCAAAAAGAAGAAGAAATACGCGGAAGGAGTTCTGCTTGAGCTGCTCTCCCCGTCACCCGACCGGATCCGGCCGGAATGCCGCCACGCGGAGATCTGCGGAGGTTGTACCTGGCAGCATATCCCCTATGAAACCGAACTGGCCTACAAGGCGGGGCACGTCGCCGACCATTTCCAGCGAATCGGCGGTTTCCGGGATCTGAAACCCGAACCGCCCGTTGGCGCACCCCGGCCCTATCACTACCGCAACAAAATGGAATATACGTTCGGCGACCGCCGCTGGCTCACCGACAGCGAGGTGCAGTCAGGCCAGGAGATCCCCGACAGGGATTTCGCCTTGGGCCTCCATGTTCCGGGCCGCTACGACCGCATCCTCAACATCGAGGAGTGCCATCTTCAGCACCCGGTCTCCTATCGCATTCTGGACGCCGTGCGCGCCTGGGCCCTGCAGAACGACATCCCCCCGTACAATACCCACAAACACACCGGCCTGCTGCGGCACCTGGTCATTCGCAACGCCGAACATACCGGCGACCTGATGGTGAACCTGGTCACCCGCACCAACGAGGAGGAGACCGTCCGGGCACTGGCCGGTCATCTGCTGGAATCTTTCCCCGAAATCACCACCTTCGTCCATACCGTCAACGACACCCGGTCCCCCACCTCCGAAGGTCGCTACCGGAATCTGATCCACGGACCAGGCCACATCCACGAGCACCTCGGAAGCTATCGCTTCCGCATAGATCCCGGTACGTTTTTCCAAACCAATACGCTCCAGGCCGAAGCCCTGTATGAAATTGTTCTCCGCTCTCTGGGTGATCAGAAGGTTCCCGTTGTATATGACCTGTACTGCGGGGTTGGTACGCTTACCCTGTATGCAAGCCGCATGGCCGGCCGTATTGTGGGCATCGAGCTCAATGAGCAGGCCATCGAAAAAGCCAGGGAAAATGCCGTCGATAACGGTGTCGAACACGCGGTTTTTGAACGCGGCGACATGAAGGATATCTTTAACGATGCGCTCGTGGAACGGCACGGACGGCCCGATGTGGTGATCACAGATCCCCCGAGGGCCGGCATGCACGAGGATGTGGTTCGGCGCCTGCTCAAGCTCGCCCCCCGGAAAATCATCTATGTAAGCTGCAACAGTGCCACACAGGCGCGTGACGTGGCCCTGCTCTCGGAACGATACCAGCTGGACAGCGTTCAGCCGGTCGATATGTTTCCGCGGACATATCATATTGAGTCGGTGGCCGTTTTATCCTTACGGCAGGACGGACTCTGA